A single region of the Nocardioides ochotonae genome encodes:
- a CDS encoding SURF1 family cytochrome oxidase biogenesis protein, translating into MRSLSFLFTRRWILFLLAIIVLGTGTWWLGEWQFDQLEKRKAANEVVRTNEMLTPSPVEEVLSPGAEIDSDDEWRLVEATGRYLPEETVLVRYATSPSGEGSGVDVVVPLRTTDGAVLLVNRGWQVRADISGTIGDIPEPPDGEVTVTGWVRPDGEGSSTEVVDGSTRAISSEAISEAEGLGTTYGGWIELRDEDGQSAAPLESAQLPTLDNGPHFFYGLQWWFFGVLGLGGFLYLAYDEWRGGPANRKQRQGERPPSKADIRRARRAAAKQAEREARLAAEQQDRAPADSTR; encoded by the coding sequence GTGCGGTCCTTGTCGTTCCTGTTCACTCGCCGCTGGATTCTCTTCCTGCTGGCGATCATCGTCCTCGGTACCGGGACCTGGTGGCTCGGCGAATGGCAGTTCGATCAGTTGGAGAAGCGCAAGGCTGCCAACGAGGTGGTGCGCACCAACGAGATGCTGACCCCGTCCCCGGTCGAGGAGGTCCTCTCCCCCGGCGCCGAGATCGACTCCGACGACGAGTGGCGCCTGGTCGAGGCGACGGGCCGCTACCTGCCCGAGGAGACCGTGCTGGTCCGCTACGCGACCAGCCCGTCCGGCGAGGGAAGCGGTGTGGACGTGGTCGTGCCGTTGCGCACCACCGACGGCGCGGTGCTGCTCGTCAATCGCGGGTGGCAGGTGCGCGCCGACATCAGCGGCACGATCGGCGACATCCCTGAGCCCCCCGACGGCGAGGTGACAGTGACCGGCTGGGTGCGACCCGACGGCGAGGGCTCCAGCACCGAGGTGGTCGACGGCTCCACGCGCGCGATCAGCTCCGAGGCGATCAGCGAGGCCGAGGGCCTCGGCACGACGTACGGCGGCTGGATCGAGCTGCGCGACGAGGACGGGCAGAGCGCGGCGCCCCTGGAGTCGGCTCAGCTGCCGACGCTGGACAACGGCCCGCACTTCTTCTACGGCCTGCAGTGGTGGTTCTTCGGCGTCCTCGGCCTGGGTGGCTTCCTCTACCTGGCGTACGACGAGTGGCGCGGCGGGCCTGCCAACCGCAAGCAGCGCCAGGGCGAGAGGCCGCCGTCGAAGGCCGACATCAGGCGGGCGCGTCGGGCGGCCGCCAAGCAGGCCGAGCGCGAGGCCCGACTGGCCGCCGAGCAGCAGGACCGGGCCCCGGCCGACAGCACCCGCTGA
- a CDS encoding NfeD family protein, with amino-acid sequence MDWLSDHQWAAWLALAMTLGVIEIFSLELIFAMLAAGALAGMGTALLGAPVVVSALVAAGVSAATLMLLRPTLVHRLHGGPELKLGHGKLVGQQGTVTQRISGLEIGRVRLAGEIWSAAPYDSTITIEPGETVEVFEIRGATALVHPVPRLE; translated from the coding sequence ATGGATTGGCTGAGCGACCACCAGTGGGCGGCCTGGCTGGCGCTCGCGATGACACTCGGCGTCATCGAGATCTTCAGCCTGGAGCTGATCTTCGCCATGCTCGCGGCCGGCGCCCTGGCCGGCATGGGCACCGCGCTCCTCGGGGCGCCCGTGGTCGTGTCGGCGCTCGTCGCGGCCGGCGTCTCCGCCGCCACCTTGATGTTGCTCCGCCCCACCCTCGTCCACCGCCTGCACGGCGGCCCCGAGCTCAAGCTCGGCCACGGCAAGCTGGTCGGTCAGCAGGGCACCGTGACCCAGCGGATCAGCGGCCTGGAGATCGGCCGGGTCCGCCTCGCGGGCGAGATCTGGTCGGCGGCGCCGTACGACTCGACCATCACGATCGAGCCGGGGGAGACCGTCGAGGTCTTCGAGATCCGCGGCGCCACCGCGTTGGTCCACCCGGTGCCGCGGCTCGAGTGA
- a CDS encoding DUF3099 domain-containing protein, protein MAKDRSRPSEAVRITTAATTRGSDIAARQKRYIVAMTIRTACVIGAAISGAMGINWLWPVLIAAGIFLPYVAVVEANAAETRSDAFELPDSNYRHELGHGQTTPPQQDPGSRGQTKDDA, encoded by the coding sequence ATGGCCAAGGACCGGTCCCGCCCGTCCGAGGCGGTCCGCATCACCACCGCCGCCACGACCCGCGGCAGCGACATCGCGGCGCGCCAGAAGCGCTACATCGTGGCGATGACGATCCGCACCGCCTGCGTGATCGGCGCGGCGATCTCCGGCGCCATGGGCATCAACTGGCTGTGGCCGGTGCTGATCGCCGCCGGCATCTTCCTGCCGTACGTCGCGGTCGTCGAGGCCAACGCGGCGGAGACCCGCTCGGACGCCTTCGAGCTGCCCGACAGCAACTACCGCCACGAGCTCGGGCACGGCCAGACCACTCCACCCCAGCAGGACCCCGGGAGCCGGGGCCAGACGAAGGACGACGCCTGA
- a CDS encoding acetone carboxylase yields MDPDLCSAKGCQAPAAWQLLWNNPKIHTPERRKTWLACGEHRESLSSFLGSRGFLKDVVPHEPAA; encoded by the coding sequence ATGGACCCCGACCTGTGCTCGGCGAAGGGCTGTCAGGCCCCGGCTGCGTGGCAGCTGCTGTGGAACAACCCCAAGATCCACACCCCCGAGCGCCGCAAGACCTGGCTGGCCTGCGGGGAGCACCGCGAGTCGCTCTCGTCGTTCCTCGGCTCGCGCGGGTTCCTCAAGGACGTCGTCCCGCACGAGCCCGCCGCCTGA
- a CDS encoding SixA phosphatase family protein, protein MSEQPRLLVLMRHAQAEAHGPSDQERELAPRGRRDARVGGEWLAARGITADAALVSGALRTRETWESLATGAGWDLDAASYDDGLYSAGPESALDLIRATDDAVRTLVVIGHNPTVGMLAQQLDDGQGDPEASAAMLGGHPTAATTVFEVGGGWAGLGAEGARVVAFHVPRG, encoded by the coding sequence GTGAGCGAGCAACCACGCCTCCTGGTCCTGATGCGTCATGCCCAGGCCGAGGCCCACGGTCCGAGCGACCAGGAGCGTGAGCTCGCCCCGCGCGGGCGTCGCGATGCCCGCGTCGGCGGCGAGTGGCTGGCCGCCCGGGGCATCACCGCGGACGCCGCATTGGTCTCCGGCGCGCTGCGCACCCGGGAGACCTGGGAGTCGCTGGCGACCGGCGCCGGCTGGGACCTCGACGCCGCGTCGTACGACGACGGGCTCTACTCCGCCGGGCCGGAGAGCGCCCTGGACCTGATCCGGGCGACCGACGACGCAGTGCGCACCCTGGTGGTGATCGGCCACAACCCCACGGTGGGGATGCTGGCCCAGCAGCTCGACGACGGGCAGGGCGACCCCGAGGCGTCGGCCGCGATGCTCGGCGGCCACCCGACCGCCGCGACGACCGTGTTCGAGGTCGGCGGCGGCTGGGCAGGTCTCGGCGCCGAGGGCGCCCGGGTGGTCGCCTTCCACGTGCCCCGCGGCTGA
- the fabI gene encoding enoyl-ACP reductase FabI, translating into MGILDGKRILVAGVTMDSSIGFATAKVAQEQGATVLISNFGRALGITRRIAKRLPVEPPVLELDVTDAEHLERLPELVREHVDGLDGVVHSIAYGNPETLLGGKFMTGPWEDVAQAVHVSAYSLASLARAAKPLMGPGSSVVGLTFDATVAWPAYDWMGVAKAGLESTSRYLARDLGADGIRCNLVSAGPLKTLAAKAIPGFSDLEAMWETRAPLGWDNADHTPTAKAVCALLSDFFPATTGEIVHVDGGFHAMGA; encoded by the coding sequence ATGGGAATTCTCGACGGCAAGCGGATCCTGGTGGCCGGGGTGACGATGGACTCCTCCATCGGCTTCGCCACCGCCAAGGTCGCGCAGGAGCAGGGCGCCACCGTGCTCATCTCCAACTTCGGCCGCGCGCTGGGCATCACCCGGCGCATCGCCAAGCGGCTGCCGGTCGAGCCCCCGGTCCTCGAGCTGGACGTCACCGACGCCGAGCACCTCGAGCGCCTGCCCGAGCTGGTCCGCGAGCACGTCGACGGCCTCGACGGCGTCGTGCACTCCATCGCCTACGGCAACCCCGAGACGCTGCTCGGCGGCAAGTTCATGACCGGGCCGTGGGAGGACGTCGCCCAGGCGGTGCACGTCTCGGCGTACTCCCTCGCCTCCCTCGCCCGGGCGGCCAAGCCGCTGATGGGCCCGGGGTCCTCGGTCGTGGGCCTCACCTTCGACGCGACCGTCGCGTGGCCGGCGTACGACTGGATGGGGGTGGCCAAGGCCGGGCTCGAGTCGACCTCGCGCTACCTCGCCCGCGACCTCGGCGCCGACGGCATCCGCTGCAACCTGGTCTCCGCCGGACCGCTGAAGACCCTGGCCGCCAAGGCGATCCCGGGCTTCTCCGACCTGGAGGCGATGTGGGAGACCCGCGCGCCGCTCGGGTGGGACAACGCCGACCACACCCCGACCGCCAAGGCCGTCTGCGCCCTGCTCTCGGACTTCTTCCCGGCCACCACCGGGGAGATCGTGCACGTCGACGGCGGCTTCCACGCGATGGGCGCCTGA
- the fabG gene encoding 3-oxoacyl-ACP reductase FabG — translation MSDATPDPRSESSPESPRSVLVTGGNRGIGRAIAEAFLAQGDKVAVTTRSGGAPMGALDVRCDVTDPAAVDAAFAVIEAAHGPVEVLVANAGITADTLLLRMSEDDWSSVIDTNLTGTFRLAKRASKGMLRLRRGRIILISSVVGMLGSAGQVNYAASKAGLVGMARSIARELGSRSITANVVAPGFVETDMTGVLSDEQKAAIKSQVPLGRYAQPAEVASAVTWLAGPGAAYVTGAVIPVDGGLGMGH, via the coding sequence GTGAGCGACGCAACGCCCGACCCCAGGTCCGAGTCCAGTCCTGAGAGCCCCCGTTCGGTGCTCGTCACCGGCGGCAACCGTGGCATCGGCCGCGCCATCGCCGAGGCGTTCCTGGCCCAGGGCGACAAGGTGGCGGTGACCACCCGCTCCGGCGGCGCACCCATGGGCGCGCTGGACGTGCGCTGCGACGTGACCGACCCGGCCGCCGTCGACGCCGCGTTCGCCGTCATCGAGGCGGCCCACGGCCCCGTGGAGGTGCTGGTCGCCAACGCCGGCATCACCGCCGACACGCTGCTGCTGCGCATGTCGGAGGACGACTGGTCCTCGGTGATCGACACCAACCTCACCGGCACCTTCCGCCTGGCGAAGCGCGCCAGCAAGGGGATGCTGCGCCTCCGGCGCGGCCGGATCATCCTCATCTCGTCCGTGGTCGGCATGCTCGGCTCCGCCGGGCAGGTCAACTACGCCGCGTCGAAGGCCGGCCTGGTCGGCATGGCGCGCTCGATCGCCCGCGAGCTCGGGTCCCGCTCGATCACCGCCAACGTCGTCGCCCCGGGCTTCGTCGAGACCGACATGACCGGCGTGCTCAGTGACGAGCAGAAGGCCGCGATCAAGTCCCAGGTGCCGCTCGGGCGCTACGCCCAGCCCGCCGAGGTGGCCAGTGCGGTCACCTGGCTGGCGGGCCCCGGCGCCGCCTACGTGACCGGTGCGGTGATCCCGGTCGACGGCGGCCTCGGCATGGGCCACTGA
- the moaA gene encoding GTP 3',8-cyclase MoaA produces MRALEDRYGRVATDLRVSLTDRCNLRCSYCMPEEGLDWLANERLLSDDEVVRLIDIAVTILGVREVRFTGGEPLVRRGLVDIVQRTAALAPRPELSLTTNALGLARTAPALAAAGLDRVNVSLDTVRRETFLEITRRDRLDDVIAGLEAAQAAGLGPVKINAVLLRGVNDTQAAELLAWSLERDYHLRFIEQMPLDAQHGWDRAAMVTADEILAHLETRFSLSPAVEPRGSAPAELFRVDGGAGTVGVIASVTRPFCGDCDRVRLTADGQVRNCLFAREESDLRGAMRDGASDEELAERWLIAMRGKRPGHGIDDPTFLQPDRPMSAIGG; encoded by the coding sequence ATGAGAGCGCTGGAGGACCGCTACGGCCGGGTGGCCACGGATCTGCGCGTCTCCCTGACCGATCGATGCAACCTGCGCTGCTCCTACTGCATGCCGGAGGAGGGCCTGGACTGGCTCGCCAACGAGCGGCTGCTGAGCGACGACGAGGTCGTCCGGCTCATCGACATCGCGGTCACGATCCTCGGGGTCCGCGAGGTGCGGTTCACCGGCGGGGAGCCGCTCGTACGCCGCGGCCTGGTCGACATCGTGCAGCGCACGGCGGCCCTGGCGCCCCGGCCCGAGCTGTCGCTGACGACCAACGCGCTGGGCCTGGCCCGCACCGCCCCCGCCCTCGCCGCGGCGGGCCTGGACCGGGTCAACGTCAGCCTGGACACCGTGCGCCGCGAGACCTTCCTCGAGATCACCCGGCGCGACCGCCTCGACGACGTGATCGCCGGGCTGGAGGCCGCCCAGGCGGCGGGCCTCGGCCCGGTCAAGATCAACGCGGTCCTGCTGCGCGGCGTCAACGACACCCAGGCCGCCGAGCTGCTGGCCTGGTCCCTGGAGCGCGACTACCACCTGCGCTTCATCGAGCAGATGCCGCTCGACGCCCAACACGGCTGGGACCGGGCCGCGATGGTGACCGCCGACGAGATCCTCGCGCACCTCGAGACCCGGTTCTCCCTCTCGCCGGCCGTCGAGCCGCGGGGGAGCGCACCGGCCGAGCTGTTCCGCGTCGACGGCGGCGCGGGCACGGTCGGCGTCATCGCCTCCGTCACCCGCCCGTTCTGCGGGGACTGCGACCGCGTGCGCCTCACCGCCGACGGCCAGGTGCGCAACTGCCTCTTCGCCCGCGAGGAGTCCGACCTGCGCGGCGCGATGCGCGACGGCGCCAGCGACGAGGAGCTGGCCGAGCGGTGGCTGATCGCGATGCGCGGCAAGCGGCCCGGGCACGGGATCGACGACCCGACGTTCCTGCAGCCGGACCGCCCGATGTCCGCGATCGGCGGCTAG
- a CDS encoding ABC transporter ATP-binding protein has product MTAVLDFADVTIRRGQATLLDTVNWTVEADERWVVLGPNGAGKTTLLQLASAQIHPTTGVAAVLEEVLGLVDVFELRPRIGVTSAAVADRIPRSERVHDVVVSASYGVVGRWLEQYDELDHDRAESLLVELGVRGLSDRTFGTLSEGERKRVQIARALMVDPELMLLDEPAAGLDLGGREDLVATLSALAADPTSPAMVLVSHHVEEIPPGFTHALLLRDGAVVAAGPLEETLTEENLSATFGMPLTLGHEDGRWTARRAVRHR; this is encoded by the coding sequence ATGACTGCCGTCCTCGACTTCGCCGATGTCACCATCCGTCGGGGTCAGGCCACCTTGCTCGACACCGTGAACTGGACAGTGGAGGCCGACGAGCGTTGGGTCGTCCTCGGTCCCAACGGCGCCGGCAAGACCACGCTGCTTCAGCTGGCCTCCGCCCAGATCCACCCCACCACCGGCGTCGCCGCGGTGCTCGAGGAGGTCCTCGGCCTCGTCGACGTCTTCGAGCTGCGCCCGCGCATCGGCGTGACCAGCGCGGCCGTCGCCGACCGGATCCCGCGCTCCGAGCGCGTGCACGACGTCGTGGTCTCCGCGTCGTACGGCGTGGTCGGGCGTTGGCTGGAGCAGTACGACGAGCTCGACCACGACCGGGCCGAGAGCCTGCTGGTCGAGCTCGGCGTGCGCGGCCTCTCCGACCGCACGTTCGGCACCCTGAGCGAGGGCGAGCGCAAGCGCGTCCAGATCGCGCGGGCCCTGATGGTCGACCCCGAGCTGATGCTGCTCGACGAGCCGGCGGCCGGCCTCGACCTCGGCGGCCGCGAGGATCTGGTCGCGACGCTGTCGGCGCTCGCTGCCGACCCCACCTCGCCGGCGATGGTGCTGGTCTCCCACCACGTGGAGGAGATCCCGCCCGGCTTCACCCACGCGCTGCTGCTGCGCGACGGCGCCGTGGTGGCCGCCGGCCCCCTCGAGGAGACGCTGACCGAGGAGAACCTCTCCGCGACGTTCGGCATGCCGCTCACCCTCGGTCACGAGGACGGCCGCTGGACCGCTCGGCGCGCTGTGCGGCACCGGTAG
- a CDS encoding SPFH domain-containing protein — translation MGGTIALILLGLLFVLVVTILAKTVRIVPQARAGVVERFGKYKQTLPAGLNIVVPFIDKVRYVIDLREQVVSFPPQPVITEDNLVVSIDTVIYFQVTDPVAATYEIANYIQAVEQLTMTTLRNIVGGMDLEQTLTSREEINSGLRGVLDEATGKWGIRVNRVEIKGIDPPPSIKDAMEKQMRADRDKRALILTAEGQRQSAILTAEGNKQSAILNAEGERESQILRAQAEREAQILRAQGEGQAIQTVFQAIHDGRPDQSLLAYQYLQMMPKIAEGDANKVWIVPSEIGKALEGLGSTMNDLRGIPQEVDGPRTRVDMGPGAVETREDSATARSANEAVQAAIAEAASAATTPGVRTADAPSVPTDPEPPSDAPAAG, via the coding sequence ATGGGGGGCACGATCGCCCTGATCCTGCTCGGCCTGCTGTTCGTGCTCGTCGTCACGATCCTGGCCAAGACCGTGCGGATCGTGCCCCAGGCACGCGCCGGGGTCGTCGAGCGGTTCGGCAAGTACAAGCAGACGCTGCCGGCGGGTCTGAACATCGTCGTGCCCTTCATCGACAAGGTGCGCTACGTCATCGACCTGCGCGAGCAGGTCGTCAGCTTCCCGCCGCAGCCGGTGATCACCGAGGACAACCTCGTGGTCTCCATCGACACCGTCATCTACTTCCAGGTCACCGACCCGGTCGCGGCGACCTACGAGATCGCCAACTACATCCAGGCCGTCGAGCAGCTCACGATGACCACGCTGCGCAACATCGTCGGCGGCATGGACCTCGAGCAGACGCTGACCAGCCGCGAGGAGATCAACTCCGGCCTGCGCGGCGTGCTCGACGAGGCCACCGGCAAGTGGGGCATCCGCGTCAACCGCGTCGAGATCAAGGGCATCGACCCGCCGCCCTCGATCAAGGACGCGATGGAGAAGCAGATGCGCGCCGACCGCGACAAGCGTGCGCTGATCCTCACCGCGGAGGGCCAGCGTCAGTCCGCCATCCTCACCGCGGAGGGCAACAAGCAGTCCGCGATCCTCAACGCCGAGGGTGAGCGGGAGTCGCAGATCCTGCGCGCCCAGGCCGAGCGGGAGGCGCAGATCCTGCGCGCCCAGGGTGAGGGGCAGGCCATCCAGACCGTGTTCCAGGCGATCCACGACGGGCGCCCGGACCAGTCCCTGCTGGCCTACCAGTACCTCCAGATGATGCCGAAGATCGCCGAGGGCGACGCCAACAAGGTGTGGATCGTGCCCAGCGAGATCGGCAAGGCGCTGGAGGGCCTCGGCTCCACGATGAACGACCTGCGCGGCATCCCCCAGGAGGTCGACGGTCCGCGCACCCGCGTGGACATGGGCCCCGGAGCCGTCGAGACCCGTGAGGACAGCGCCACCGCGCGGTCGGCCAACGAGGCCGTCCAGGCGGCGATCGCCGAGGCGGCCTCCGCGGCCACGACCCCCGGCGTGCGCACCGCCGACGCGCCGTCGGTCCCCACGGACCCCGAGCCCCCCTCCGACGCACCCGCGGCCGGCTGA
- a CDS encoding dodecin, whose translation MTNRTYRVSEIVGTSPEGIDAAIRNGVSRAGKTLRHLDWFEVTQIRGQVKDGEVEHFQVGMKVGFRLEDD comes from the coding sequence ATGACCAACCGCACCTACCGCGTCTCCGAGATCGTCGGCACCTCGCCCGAGGGCATCGACGCCGCCATCCGCAACGGCGTCTCCCGGGCCGGCAAGACCCTGCGCCACCTCGACTGGTTCGAGGTCACCCAGATCCGCGGCCAGGTCAAGGACGGCGAGGTCGAGCACTTCCAGGTCGGCATGAAGGTCGGCTTCCGCCTCGAGGACGACTGA
- a CDS encoding ABC transporter ATP-binding protein, with the protein MQGMGPAMRHLRTDRSAVENRIERGTLRRILAFARPHRALIAVFLVLTVIDAATVVVTPLLVKKVVDDGILGNDSGLVTVLALAMAGFAVLSAILTVLNGWFSSRIGEGLIFDLRTSVFAHVQRQSLAFFTRTQTGALVSRLNNDVIGAQRAFTTTLSSTVSNSIAVVVVGIAMLTLSWQVTLLCLALFPVLFLASRFVGARLAGLTRQQMDGNADLGNMMTERFNVGGAMLLKLFGRRGDEDALYATKAARVRDLGIRISLLTRVFMAAMALVPALAVALVYGVGGHLVLDDTLTIGTLLALATLLLRLLGPLQGLSNVRIDVMTALVSFERVFEVLDLPSLVQERPGAGELSPQAARLEFDHVGFTYPHADDISLASLEVVARSESRAAAQVLHDVTFTAEPGQMIALVGPSGAGKTTATHLVARLYDVDTGAVRLDGHDVRDVTLQSLEDAVGYVTQDAHMFHDTIRNNLLYARPDADDDAVWHALEAAQVAGLVRSLPDGLDTVVGDRGYRLSGGERQRLAIARLLLKAPSVVVLDEATAHLDSESEVAVQRALDAALEGRTSLVIAHRLSTVRQADQILVLEGGRIVQRGTHAELLAQGGLYADLYRTQFLDDVVVPGA; encoded by the coding sequence ATGCAGGGCATGGGACCGGCGATGCGCCACTTGCGCACCGATCGCAGTGCGGTGGAGAACAGGATCGAGCGGGGGACCCTGCGACGCATCCTCGCCTTCGCGCGCCCGCACCGGGCGCTGATCGCCGTCTTCCTGGTCCTCACCGTCATCGACGCCGCGACCGTCGTGGTCACGCCGCTGCTGGTCAAGAAGGTCGTCGACGACGGCATCCTCGGCAACGACAGCGGTCTGGTGACCGTGCTGGCCCTGGCGATGGCCGGGTTCGCCGTGCTCAGCGCCATCCTGACCGTGCTCAACGGCTGGTTCTCCTCCCGCATCGGTGAGGGCCTGATCTTCGACCTGCGCACCAGCGTCTTCGCCCACGTGCAGCGCCAGAGCCTGGCGTTCTTCACCCGCACCCAGACCGGCGCCCTCGTCTCGCGGCTCAACAACGACGTGATCGGCGCGCAGCGCGCGTTCACCACCACGCTCTCCAGCACGGTGTCCAACTCGATCGCCGTGGTGGTCGTGGGCATCGCGATGCTCACGCTCAGCTGGCAGGTCACCCTGCTGTGCCTGGCGCTCTTCCCGGTGCTGTTCCTCGCCAGCCGGTTCGTCGGTGCCCGGCTCGCCGGGCTGACGCGGCAGCAGATGGACGGCAACGCCGACCTCGGCAACATGATGACCGAGCGCTTCAACGTCGGCGGCGCGATGCTCCTCAAGCTCTTCGGCCGCCGCGGCGACGAGGACGCGCTCTACGCCACCAAGGCGGCCCGCGTGCGCGACCTGGGCATCCGGATCTCGCTGCTGACGCGGGTCTTCATGGCCGCGATGGCGCTGGTGCCGGCCCTGGCCGTCGCCCTCGTGTACGGCGTGGGCGGCCACCTCGTCCTCGACGACACGCTCACCATCGGCACCCTGCTGGCGCTGGCGACGCTGCTGCTGCGGCTGCTCGGGCCCCTGCAGGGGCTCTCCAACGTGCGCATCGACGTGATGACCGCGCTGGTGAGCTTCGAGCGGGTCTTCGAGGTGCTCGACCTGCCCTCGCTCGTGCAGGAGCGCCCCGGTGCCGGCGAGCTCTCCCCGCAGGCCGCGCGCCTGGAGTTCGACCACGTCGGCTTCACCTACCCGCACGCCGACGACATCTCGCTGGCCTCGCTCGAGGTCGTCGCCCGCTCCGAGTCGCGAGCCGCGGCCCAGGTGCTCCACGACGTCACCTTCACCGCCGAGCCCGGTCAGATGATCGCCCTGGTGGGCCCCTCCGGCGCCGGCAAGACCACCGCCACGCACCTGGTCGCACGCCTCTACGACGTGGACACCGGCGCGGTGCGCCTCGACGGCCACGACGTCCGCGACGTGACCCTCCAGTCCCTCGAGGACGCCGTCGGGTACGTCACCCAGGACGCCCACATGTTCCACGACACGATCCGCAACAACCTGCTCTACGCCCGCCCCGACGCCGACGACGACGCCGTCTGGCACGCGCTGGAGGCCGCGCAGGTGGCCGGGCTGGTGCGATCGCTGCCCGACGGGCTGGACACCGTGGTCGGCGACCGTGGCTACCGGCTCTCCGGCGGCGAGCGCCAGCGGCTCGCGATCGCCCGGCTGCTGCTCAAGGCGCCGTCGGTCGTGGTGCTCGACGAGGCCACCGCCCACCTGGACAGCGAGTCCGAGGTCGCGGTGCAGCGTGCCCTCGACGCGGCCCTGGAGGGCCGCACCTCGCTGGTGATCGCCCACCGGCTCTCCACCGTGCGCCAGGCCGACCAGATCCTGGTGCTGGAGGGCGGCCGGATCGTCCAGCGCGGCACCCACGCCGAGCTGCTCGCGCAGGGCGGCCTCTACGCCGACCTGTACCGCACCCAGTTCCTCGACGACGTCGTGGTGCCCGGCGCCTGA
- the serB gene encoding phosphoserine phosphatase SerB: MTQTPGARPETLLITLTGKDRPGVTSAVFSTLAQTHVQVLDVEQIVLRRRLVLGVLVTAPRDWRRLSEAVHRTGEELGMSVEIEPGTGDNRPRPQGRSHVTLLGSPLRPAAMAAIAGRIADAGANIDRIERMARYPVTAIELHVSGADPARLRALLAAEGAAQGIDVAVQPASLVRRGQRLIVMDVDSTLIQGEVIEMIAAHAGCEEKVAEVTEAAMRGELDFEQSLRERVRLLEGVPASALDEVYDSIVLAPGARTLVRTLSRLGYRFAIVSGGFSQITDRLAADLGIHYARANELEIVDGRLTGRVVGEVVDRAGKARALREFAAEVGVSEDAVIAIGDGANDLDMLGSAGLGIAYNAKPMVRDAADTAVNVPYLDTIMYLLGISREEVEAADAAAGIVTPAPPV, translated from the coding sequence ATGACACAGACCCCAGGCGCCCGGCCCGAGACCCTCCTGATCACGCTCACCGGCAAGGACCGGCCCGGCGTGACCTCCGCGGTCTTCTCGACGCTCGCGCAGACCCACGTGCAGGTGCTCGACGTCGAGCAGATCGTGCTGCGCCGGCGCCTCGTGCTCGGCGTCCTCGTCACCGCGCCGCGCGACTGGCGCCGCCTCAGCGAGGCGGTGCACCGCACCGGCGAGGAGCTCGGCATGAGCGTCGAGATCGAGCCCGGCACCGGCGACAACCGGCCGCGGCCGCAGGGCCGCTCGCACGTCACGCTGCTGGGCAGCCCGCTGCGGCCCGCCGCGATGGCCGCGATCGCCGGACGGATCGCCGACGCCGGCGCCAACATCGACCGCATCGAGCGGATGGCCCGCTACCCCGTCACCGCCATCGAGCTGCACGTCTCCGGCGCCGACCCGGCCCGCCTGCGTGCGCTGCTGGCCGCCGAGGGCGCCGCCCAGGGCATCGACGTGGCCGTGCAGCCGGCCAGCCTCGTGCGCCGCGGCCAGCGACTGATCGTGATGGACGTCGACTCCACGCTCATCCAGGGCGAGGTGATCGAGATGATCGCGGCCCACGCCGGCTGCGAGGAGAAGGTCGCCGAGGTGACCGAGGCCGCGATGCGCGGCGAGCTCGACTTCGAGCAGTCCCTGCGCGAGCGGGTCCGGCTGCTGGAGGGGGTCCCGGCCAGCGCGCTGGACGAGGTCTACGACTCGATCGTCCTCGCCCCCGGGGCACGCACGCTCGTGCGCACCCTGAGCCGGCTGGGCTACCGCTTCGCAATCGTGTCGGGCGGGTTCAGCCAGATCACCGACCGGCTCGCCGCCGACCTCGGCATCCACTACGCCCGCGCCAACGAGCTCGAGATCGTCGACGGCCGGCTCACCGGCCGCGTCGTCGGCGAGGTCGTGGACCGGGCCGGCAAGGCGCGCGCCCTGCGTGAGTTCGCCGCCGAGGTCGGGGTCTCCGAGGACGCGGTGATCGCCATCGGCGACGGTGCCAACGACCTCGACATGCTCGGCTCCGCAGGCCTCGGCATCGCCTACAACGCCAAGCCGATGGTGCGCGACGCCGCCGACACCGCGGTCAACGTGCCCTACCTCGACACGATCATGTACCTCCTCGGGATCTCCCGCGAGGAGGTCGAGGCCGCGGACGCCGCGGCCGGGATCGTGACGCCGGCACCGCCGGTCTGA